A single genomic interval of Aedes aegypti strain LVP_AGWG chromosome 1, AaegL5.0 Primary Assembly, whole genome shotgun sequence harbors:
- the LOC5567048 gene encoding uncharacterized protein LOC5567048 codes for MSLLKYSKTWPSILTKMAVVQLSVDSNGRTYSSIVEPACLTGPTNLVESNPNFRMMGHPQIVIQTPGETQMPLPDVANVGDVKLSGGSGSVQCICGNGSAVGGMMRLDEEKRFRRPYRSESIKIDNWDYIYTEKLPFKGMGSNGASATAEIPCDDHRCITGQAALKASTLRRHYYPEGDWGWVIVFVGMLSIILNHGVQISGPLYLLPAGERFKQSAVNSTGEWNI; via the exons ATGTCTCTGCTGAAGTACAGTAAAACATGGCCATCGATTCTCACCAAAATGGCAGTCGTTCAGCTGAGCGTTGATTCCAATGGGAGGACCTACAGTTCGATCGTGGAACCGGCTTGTCTAACGGGGCCCACCAATCTGGTGGAATCGAATCCCAACTTCCGGATGATGGGTCATCCGCAGATTGTGATTCAAACGCCGGGGGAAACGCAAATGCCGTTGCCGGATGTGGCCAACGTGGGCGATGTGAAGCTTTCTGGGGGCTCGGGAAGTGTACAGTGCATATGTGGAAATGGAAGTGCTGTGGGAGGGATGATGCGTTTGGATGAAGAAAAGCGATTCCGGCGGCCTTATAGGTCCGAGTCGATTAAGATCGATAATTGGGATTACATTTACACGGAGAAGCTGCCGTTCAAGGGAATGGGAAGTAATGGTGCTAG tGCCACAGCGGAAATCCCGTGCGACGACCACCGATGCATCACCGGCCAGGCTGCCCTGAAAGCGTCCACCCTTCGGAGACATTACTACCCGGAGGGCGACTGGGGCTGGGTAATTGTGTTTGTCGGGATGCTTAGCATAATACTGAATCATGGAGTGCAAATATCGGGCCCTCTCTACCTGCTGCCAGCCGGGGAACGTTTCAAGCAAAGCGCCGTCAACAGTACAGGTGAGTGGAATATCTGA